One window of Pseudomonas sp. FP198 genomic DNA carries:
- a CDS encoding malonate decarboxylase subunit delta: MQTLSFEFTAGQPPRGRALVGCVGSGDLEVLIEPGLAGKLTIQVQTSVNGSEQRWQHLFARMFDGQTPPAMAIEIHDFGATPGVVRLRLEQGFEEIGHD, translated from the coding sequence ATGCAAACCTTATCCTTTGAATTCACCGCCGGGCAGCCGCCACGGGGCCGGGCACTGGTCGGCTGCGTCGGCTCGGGCGATCTCGAAGTGCTGATCGAACCCGGGCTGGCGGGCAAGCTGACCATCCAGGTGCAGACCTCGGTCAATGGCAGCGAGCAACGCTGGCAGCACTTGTTCGCGCGCATGTTCGACGGCCAGACGCCTCCCGCGATGGCCATTGAAATCCACGATTTCGGCGCCACCCCCGGCGTGGTGCGTTTGCGCCTGGAACAAGGCTTCGAGGAGATCGGCCATGACTGA